The Mycobacterium seoulense genomic interval GTGAAGATGCCCAACACCAGACCCGGCACGAAGCACAACGCCGACGCGATCGAGGTGAGTACCTCGACGATCAGCACGGCCAGGAACACCATGCCGAGGTTGCGTGGCCGGAAGAACGACCCGATGGTCACCGCGCGCCCGTCGGCGAGGTCGAGGCAGCCGGACAGGAACGCCGATTGCGCGAATGCGCTCACCGCGTAGGCGATCAGGTAACCGAGGGCCAGCAGCCCGTACCCGGGGCCGGTGAGGTTCGTGGTGAAGGTGAAGTCGTAGTCGTCCGAGCTCGTGCTCGTCGCACCGATGTTCTGGCTGAGCGTGATCAGCGCGGTGGCCACTCCGATCAGCAGCCCGTACACCAGGGTGGGGACGATCAACGCCACGGCGTTCCTGGTGAAGGTGTTCCACGCCCAGTTGAACCCGTCGAGGACGATGATCGGGGGCTTGGGTGGCGCCCCGTAGCCGGGGGGTGGGCCATAGCCGGTCGGCGGAGGCGCGCCGTAGCCGGGCGGCGGGCCGTAGCCGGGGGGCGGTGCGCCGTAGCCGGGTGGCGGTGCGCCGTAACCGGGGGGCGTGCCACCGTAATTGGGCGGCGTGCCACCGTAATTGGGCGGCGGGGCGCCGTAATTGGGCGGTGGGGCGCCGGGTGGCGGGGGATAGCCCGGGGGGTTGTTCTGCTCGCTGCCGTGCGGGTCGGCCGGGGTGCCTGGATACTCGGGAGGCTGGCTCATGTCGGTCCTAGCTGTTGACTCAACCTGTGGGCACGCGCACACGGGAACTTAGCAAAGATGTGGCATAGATGCGTCCGAGGCGCCCGGATTGATTTCGCGTGGTATGCCTGAAGCCGTGTCCGACGGTCTTTTTGACCTGCCCGGCGCAACGCCGGCGGGCGACCACGGCCTGGACGTGTCGGCCGGTGCGCCGCTGGCGGTGCGCATGCGTCCGGCCTCGCTGGACGAGGTGGTGGGGCAGGAGCACCTGCTGGCGCCCGGATCGCCGCTGCGCCGCCTGGTCGAGGGATCGGGGGTGGCGTCGGCCATCCTCTACGGCCCGCCGGGCAGCGGCAAGACCACCCTGGCCGCCCTCATCTCCCAGGCGACCGGGCGCCGGTTCGAGGCGCTGTCGGCGCTGTCGGCCGGTGTCAAGGACGTGCGCGCCGTCATCGAGAAGGCGCGGTCGACGCTGCTTCGCGGCGAACAGACGGTGTTGTTCATCGACGAGGTGCACCGGTTCTCCAAGACCCAGCAGGACGCGTTGCTGTCCGCCGTGGAGAACCGGGTGGTGCTGTTGGTGGCGGCGACCACCGAGAACCCGTCGTTCTCGGTGGTGGCGCCCCTGCTGTCCCGGTCGCTGATCCTGCAATTGCGCCCGCTGAGCGCCGACGACATCCGCACCGTGGTGCAGCGGGCGATCGACGATCCCCGCGGGCTGGGCGGCCGGGTCGCGGTGACGCCCGACGCGGTCGACCTGCTGGTGCGATTGGCCGCCGGCGATGCCCGGCGGGCGCTGACGGCGCTGGAGGTGGCGTCTGAAACGGCCCAGGCAGCGTCCGAGTCCGTCAGCGTCGAGACCATCGAGCAGTCGCTGGACAAGGCCGCGGTGCGCTACGACCGCGACGGCGACCAGCACTACGACGTCATCAGCGCCTTCATCAAGTCGGTGCGCGGCTCGGACGTCGACGCGGCGCTGCACTACCTGGCCCGCATGCTCGTGGCCGGGGAGGACCCGCGGTTCCTGGCGCGCCGGCTGATGATCCTGGCCAGCGAGGATATCGGCATGGCCGACCCGAGCGCACTGCAGATCGCGGTGGCCGCCGCCCACACCGTGCAGCTGATCGGCATGCCCGAGGCGCAGTTGACGCTGGCGCACGCCACCATCCATCTGGCCACCGCGCCCAAGTCCAACTCCGTCACCACCGCGCTGGCCGCGGCGATGGACGACATCAAGGCCGGCAAGGCCGGCCTGGTGCCGCCGCATCTGCGCGACGGGCACTACTCCGGCGCGGCGGCGCTGGGACACGCGCAGGGCTACCGGTACTCGCACAACGATCCCGACGGCGTCGTCGCCCAGCAATATCCGCCGGACGAGCTGTTGGGCGTGGACTACTACCGGCCCACCGGCCGCGGCGGTGAGCGGGAGATGGCCGGGCGGCTGGACCGGTTGCGGGCGATCATCCGCAGGAAGCGAGGACGGTCATGAAGACTTTCACCGACGAGGAGATGGGCCGGCTGCTGGCCGGCACCAAGCCCTACAGCGTCGTCATCCTCAAACGGGGGCCCAGCTACGGCGACGAGGCGACGCCCGCGACCGTCTGGGAGCACGGGCGGCGCAACTTCGGGCTGCGCGACGACGGCGTCCTGGCCGTGGTGTTGCCGGTCGCCGACGGCTCCGACGTGTGCGGGATCGGGGTGTTCGCGGCCACGGTCGACGACACCGCCGCGATCATGGCCGACGACCCCGGTGTGGCGAGCGGCGTTTTCACCTTCGAGGTGCACCCCTGCCGCGGCTTCCCCGGCGACGCCTTGCCCTGAGCCGCCCTACGCGGCTCTCAGACCAGCTCGGGCACCCGCAGGTGGGCGATCGCCAACTCGAATTCGGCCACGTCGACCACCTCGGCGCCGAGTTCGCGGACGCGCCTGCTGCGCAACTCGGTCGCCCGGTCGCGGTTGCGGGCCATGGCGTCCATCGAGTCGAACGTCGAGCACGACACCGCCCGCCGGCACGCCGGATGGTCGACCAGCAGGCTGGCGCTGCAGAACCCGTCGAGCTCCTCCATCTCCGGCAGCACCGAGGACCGGTAGAAGTCCAGTGATCGGCTGAGCTGATCGGGCACCACCTTGAGCCAGGTGGCCCGCACGCAGGCCCCCTGGCGGGAGCGATGGTCGCGGTGCAGCAAAGCGATGTCCCATTCCTCGACCCGGGCGCTGCCGTCGAACATCAACGCGGCCTGATCGCGGATCGGGGCGACCCGTTCGGCGCTGGCGCGCATCGCGTCGATGCTGTCCCACGAGCTGGTGGCGATGCAGGTTCCGGACTGCCGGTCGACCAACAGTGACAGTCCGACGCACCCGTCGATGCCCTCGAGGGCCGGCATGACGACGTCGCGCACGTGCGCGATCCCGATGTCGACGGATAAGGGTTGCGCCTGGATGGTGGTAGAGCGTGCGTACACGGCCGGCCTCCTCTGTAGGGGCTTGTATCGAAGGGGCCCCGGTGGCGGCCACCCGGGCCTACCAGTTACCTTCCTCCTGCCCGTGACGCGCCGCAATGCCCTGATGTGGCCGCGCTCACAAACGATTGGCTGGTCACAGTGGGGGCGCCGTAGGCTGGTCGGCGATGCATACCGATGTGCTGGACGTGGACACGACACGGCGCCGCATCGTCGACCTGACCGAGGCGGTGCGGGGCTTCTGCTGGTCGCGCGGCGACGGCCTGTGCAACGTGTTCGTCCCGCACGCGACGGCCGGCGTGGCCATCATCGAGACCGGGGCCGGCTCCGACGAGGACCTGCTCGACACGCTGGAACGACTGCTCCCGCGCGACGACCGCTACCGGCACTCGCACGGCTCGCCGGGCCACGGCGCCGACCACGTGATGCCGGCGCTGGTCGCGCCGTCGGTGACGGTGCCGGTCTCCGGCGGGGAGCCGCTGCTGGGGACCTGGCAAAGCATCGTGCTGGTCGACCTGAACCGCGACAACCCGCAGCGGTCGGTGCGGCTGAGCTTCCTGGAGGGTTAGCGGCCCGGTAGCCCCCCACTCCAGGCGAATAGGCTGGAATAGACGTCCACGCAACGAGCAAACAGGGAAGAAGCGGACTCAACAGTGCAGACACACGAGATCAGGAAACGGTTTCTTGATCATTTCGTGACGGCGGGCCACACCGAGGTGCCGAGCGCATCGGTGATTCTCGACGACCCCAACCTGCTGTTCGTCAACGCGGGCATGGTCCAGTTCGTGCCGTACTTCCTGGGGGCCCGCACCCCGCCGTACCCGACGGCCACCAGCATCCAGAAGTGCATCCGCACACCCGACATCGACGAGGTGGGCATCACCACCCGGCACAACACCTTCTTCCAGATGGCCGGCAACTTCTCGTTCGGCGACTACTTCAAGCGCCGCGCCATCGAGCTGGCGTGGACCCTGCTCACCAAGGGCGTGTCCGACGGCGGCTACGGCCTGGACCCCGAAAGAATCTGGACGACGGTCTATTTCGACGACGACGAGGCCGTGCAGCTGTGGCAGGAGATCGCCGGCCTGCCGGCCGAGCGGATCCAGCGGCGCGGCATGGAGGACAACTACTGGTCCATGGGGATCCCCGGGCCCTGTGGCCCGTCGTCGGAGATCTACTACGACCGCGGGGAAGAGTTCGGGGTGGGCGGCGGCCCGGTGGCCAACGAAGACCGCTACATCGAGATCTGGAACCTCGTGTTCATGCAGAACGAACGCGGCGAGGGCACCGGCAAGACCGACTTCGAAATCCTGGGGCCGTTGCCCCGCAAGAACATCGACACCGGCATGGGCGTCGAGCGGGTCGCGTTCATCCTGCAGGGCGTGCACAACGTCTACGAGACCGACCTGCTGCGGCCGGTCATCGATGTGGTGGCCGCCCGCGCGCCGCGCGGATACGACGTCGGCAACCACTCCGACGATGTGCGCTACCGGGTCATCGCCGACCACAGCCGCACCGCGGCGATCCTGATCGGCGACGGCGTCACGCCGGGCAACGACGGGCGCGGATACGTGCTGCGCCGGCTGCTGCGCCGGGTGATCCGCTCGGCCAAGCTGCTCGACATCGAGGGCCCCATCGTCGGCGAGCTGATGGCCACCGTGCGGGACGCGATGGGGCCGTCGTATCCCGAACTGGTCGCCGATTTCGACCGGATCAGGCGCATCGCCGTGGCCGAGGAGACCGCCTTCAACCGCACGCTGGTGGCCGGCTCCAAGCTGTTCGACGAGGTGGCCGGCACCACCAAAGCCGCTCGGGCCAAGGTGATCTCGGGAGCGGACGCCTTCACACTGCACGACACCTACGGCTTCCCGATCGAGCTGACCCTGGAGATGGCCTCCGAGGCCGGCCTGCAGGTCGACGAGATCGGCTTCCGTGAACTGATGGCCGAGCAGCGTCGCCGGGCCAAGGCCGACGCCGCCGCCCGCAAGCACGCGCACGCCGACCTGAGCGCCTACCGGGAGCTGGTCGACGCCGGCCCCACCGAATTCACCGGGTTCGACGAATTGTCCTCCGAGGCAAGGATTCTGGGCATCTTCGTCGACGGCAAACGGGTTCCGGTGGTGACCCACGGCTCGCAAACGGAAGCGGCCGGGGCGCACCAGGTCGAGCTGGTGCTCGACCGCACGCCGCTCTACGCCGAGTCGGGCGGGCAGATCGCCGACGAGGGCACCATCAGCGGGACGGGAGCCTCGGAGTGCGCCCGCGCGGCGGTCACCGACGTGCAGAAGATCGCCAAAACCCTGTGGGTGCACCGGGTCAACGTCGAGTCCGGGGAGTTCGTGGAGGGCGACACCGTCGTCGCGGCGGTCGACCCGGAATGGCGTCGCGGGGCCACCCAGGGTCACTCGGGCACCCACATGGTGCATGCCGCGCTGCGACAAGTGCTGGGCCCCAACGCCGTTCAGGCGGGGTCGCTGAACCGCCCCGGCTACCTGCGGTTCGACTTCAACTGGCAGGGGCCGCTGTCCGAGGACCAACGCACCCAGGTCGAGGAAGTGACCAACCAGGCCGTGCAGGCCGACTTCGCGGTGCACACGTTCACCGAGCAGCTGGAGAAGGCCAAGGCGATGGGCGCGATGGCCATGTTCGGCGAGGCCTACCCGGACGAGGTCCGCGTGGTGGAGATCGGCGGGCCGTTCTCGCTGGAGCTCTGCGGTGGGACCCACGTGCACAACTCGGCGCAGATCGGACCGGTGACCATCCTGGGCGAATCATCGGTCGGGTCCGGAGTCCGCCGGGTGGAGGCCTACGTCGGGCTGGATTCGTTTCGCCACCTGGCCAAGGAACGCGCCCTGATGGCGGGGCTGGCGTCGTCGCTGAAGGTGCCCTCCGACGAGGTGCCGGCCCGGGTGGCCGGCCTGGTGGAGCGGCTCAAGGCCGCCGAGAAGGAGCTCGAACGCGCCCGGCTGGCCGGCGCGCGCGCCGCCGCGACCAACGCCGCGGCCGGCGCGGAGCGGATCGGTAACGTCCGTGTGGTGGCGCAACGGATGTCGGCGGGGATGACGGCCGGCGACCTGCGTTCCCTGGTGGGCGACATCCGCGGCAAGCTCGGCAGCGATCCCGCGGTGGTGGCGCTGATCGCGGAGGGGGAGGGCGGCAGCGTGCCGTACGCGGTCGCCGCGAACCCCGCCGCCCAGGACCTCGGAATCCGCGCCAACGACCTGATCAAGCAGCTGGCCGCGACCGTCGATGGCCGCGGCGGGGGAAAGCCGGACCTGGCGCAGGGTTCGGGGAAGGACCCGACCCGCATCGACGCGGCGCTCGACGCGATCCGCTCCGAGATAGCGCGGGTCGGTTGAGTGGTCCCCGCACAGCATCGCTTGCCCGACCGGCCGGGCGACCCTGACCAGGATCCCGGACGCGGACGACGGATCGGCATCGACGTCGGCAGCGTGCGCATCGGCGTCGCCTGCAGCGACCCCGACGGCATCCTGGCCACGCCCGTGGAAACCGTGCGCCGCGACCGCTCGGGCAAACACGTGCGGCGGCTGGCCGAGCTGGCCGCGGAGCTCGGGGCGGTCGAGGTGGTCGTCGGGCTGCCGCGGACACTGGCCGACCGCACCGGCCCGTCGGCGATCGACGCGATGGAGCTGGCCGAGACGCTCGCCCAGCGGATCGCCCCCACACCCGTGCGGCTGGCCGACGAGCGCCTGACCACCGTCAGCGCGCAGCGGTCGCTGCGCGCGGCCGGTGTGCGCGCCAGAGAGCAGCGGGCGGTGATCGACCAGGCGGCCGCGGTGGCCATCCTGCAGAGCTGGCTCGACCAACGGCGCGCCACCCTGGCGGCGGGGGAGCCCGCCGATGGTTGACAGCGCACGCCGCCAACGGGCCGAGCCCGAG includes:
- the ruvX gene encoding Holliday junction resolvase RuvX, producing MVPAQHRLPDRPGDPDQDPGRGRRIGIDVGSVRIGVACSDPDGILATPVETVRRDRSGKHVRRLAELAAELGAVEVVVGLPRTLADRTGPSAIDAMELAETLAQRIAPTPVRLADERLTTVSAQRSLRAAGVRAREQRAVIDQAAAVAILQSWLDQRRATLAAGEPADG
- a CDS encoding secondary thiamine-phosphate synthase enzyme YjbQ produces the protein MLDVDTTRRRIVDLTEAVRGFCWSRGDGLCNVFVPHATAGVAIIETGAGSDEDLLDTLERLLPRDDRYRHSHGSPGHGADHVMPALVAPSVTVPVSGGEPLLGTWQSIVLVDLNRDNPQRSVRLSFLEG
- a CDS encoding DUF2189 domain-containing protein, which produces MSQPPEYPGTPADPHGSEQNNPPGYPPPPGAPPPNYGAPPPNYGGTPPNYGGTPPGYGAPPPGYGAPPPGYGPPPGYGAPPPTGYGPPPGYGAPPKPPIIVLDGFNWAWNTFTRNAVALIVPTLVYGLLIGVATALITLSQNIGATSTSSDDYDFTFTTNLTGPGYGLLALGYLIAYAVSAFAQSAFLSGCLDLADGRAVTIGSFFRPRNLGMVFLAVLIVEVLTSIASALCFVPGLVLGIFTQFTAAFVIDRSESAIKGFTSSFSLAGSNFVNALLVWLIAFASVLVGFLLCGVGLLVAVPLVALLIIYAYRRLSGGQVVPVPPPGYQPGPPPGPQPV
- the alaS gene encoding alanine--tRNA ligase, with the protein product MQTHEIRKRFLDHFVTAGHTEVPSASVILDDPNLLFVNAGMVQFVPYFLGARTPPYPTATSIQKCIRTPDIDEVGITTRHNTFFQMAGNFSFGDYFKRRAIELAWTLLTKGVSDGGYGLDPERIWTTVYFDDDEAVQLWQEIAGLPAERIQRRGMEDNYWSMGIPGPCGPSSEIYYDRGEEFGVGGGPVANEDRYIEIWNLVFMQNERGEGTGKTDFEILGPLPRKNIDTGMGVERVAFILQGVHNVYETDLLRPVIDVVAARAPRGYDVGNHSDDVRYRVIADHSRTAAILIGDGVTPGNDGRGYVLRRLLRRVIRSAKLLDIEGPIVGELMATVRDAMGPSYPELVADFDRIRRIAVAEETAFNRTLVAGSKLFDEVAGTTKAARAKVISGADAFTLHDTYGFPIELTLEMASEAGLQVDEIGFRELMAEQRRRAKADAAARKHAHADLSAYRELVDAGPTEFTGFDELSSEARILGIFVDGKRVPVVTHGSQTEAAGAHQVELVLDRTPLYAESGGQIADEGTISGTGASECARAAVTDVQKIAKTLWVHRVNVESGEFVEGDTVVAAVDPEWRRGATQGHSGTHMVHAALRQVLGPNAVQAGSLNRPGYLRFDFNWQGPLSEDQRTQVEEVTNQAVQADFAVHTFTEQLEKAKAMGAMAMFGEAYPDEVRVVEIGGPFSLELCGGTHVHNSAQIGPVTILGESSVGSGVRRVEAYVGLDSFRHLAKERALMAGLASSLKVPSDEVPARVAGLVERLKAAEKELERARLAGARAAATNAAAGAERIGNVRVVAQRMSAGMTAGDLRSLVGDIRGKLGSDPAVVALIAEGEGGSVPYAVAANPAAQDLGIRANDLIKQLAATVDGRGGGKPDLAQGSGKDPTRIDAALDAIRSEIARVG
- a CDS encoding replication-associated recombination protein A; its protein translation is MPEAVSDGLFDLPGATPAGDHGLDVSAGAPLAVRMRPASLDEVVGQEHLLAPGSPLRRLVEGSGVASAILYGPPGSGKTTLAALISQATGRRFEALSALSAGVKDVRAVIEKARSTLLRGEQTVLFIDEVHRFSKTQQDALLSAVENRVVLLVAATTENPSFSVVAPLLSRSLILQLRPLSADDIRTVVQRAIDDPRGLGGRVAVTPDAVDLLVRLAAGDARRALTALEVASETAQAASESVSVETIEQSLDKAAVRYDRDGDQHYDVISAFIKSVRGSDVDAALHYLARMLVAGEDPRFLARRLMILASEDIGMADPSALQIAVAAAHTVQLIGMPEAQLTLAHATIHLATAPKSNSVTTALAAAMDDIKAGKAGLVPPHLRDGHYSGAAALGHAQGYRYSHNDPDGVVAQQYPPDELLGVDYYRPTGRGGEREMAGRLDRLRAIIRRKRGRS